One region of Oncorhynchus nerka isolate Pitt River linkage group LG22, Oner_Uvic_2.0, whole genome shotgun sequence genomic DNA includes:
- the LOC115125613 gene encoding elongin-C, protein MDGEEKTYGGCEGPDAMYVKLISSDGHEFIVKREHALTSGTIKAMLSGPGQFAENETNEVNFREIPSHVLSKVCMYFTYKVRYTNSSTEIPEFPIAPEIALELLMAANFLDC, encoded by the exons ATGG ATGGTGAAGAGAAGACCTACGGTGGCTGTGAAGGCCCAGATGCCATGTATGTGAAGCTGATCTCTTCTGATGGCCACGAGTTCATAGTGAAGAGAGAACACGCCTTGACTTCAGGGACCATCAAAGCCATGTTGAGTGGACCAG GTCAGTTTGCAGAGAATGAAACCAACGAAGTGAACTTCAGAGAGATCCCCTCCCATGTCCTGTCCAAGGTGTGCATGTACTTTACCTATAAGGTCCGCTACACCAACAGCTCCACGGAAATCCCAGAGTTCCCCATCGCCCCGGAGATCGCCCTGGAACTACTCATGGCTGCCAACTTCCTGGATTGTTAG